Proteins co-encoded in one Synechococcus elongatus PCC 6301 genomic window:
- a CDS encoding HU family DNA-binding protein → MNKGELIDQVAVRTGLTKVQVAAAIDALVDVIVDTVVEGEKVSILGFGAFEARERSERQGLNPKTGDKILIPAKKVPAFTAGKLFKDRVQG, encoded by the coding sequence ATGAATAAGGGTGAACTCATCGATCAGGTGGCAGTACGGACTGGCCTGACTAAAGTGCAAGTTGCTGCCGCGATTGATGCTTTGGTCGACGTTATTGTCGATACCGTAGTCGAAGGTGAAAAAGTGTCCATTCTGGGCTTTGGAGCCTTCGAAGCGCGCGAGCGCTCCGAGCGTCAGGGCCTCAATCCCAAAACTGGCGACAAAATCTTGATCCCTGCTAAAAAAGTTCCTGCTTTCACTGCTGGCAAGCTTTTCAAAGATCGCGTCCAAGGCTAA